One genomic segment of Erythrolamprus reginae isolate rEryReg1 chromosome 2, rEryReg1.hap1, whole genome shotgun sequence includes these proteins:
- the LOC139158371 gene encoding cholinesterase-like, translating to MIALFCPPTHPTVAMLCLLCPSLLCCLLLLISCPLASSSASNEDTVVITSSGPIKGKQFLSDNGSVTAYLGVPYAEPPLGKLRFQKPLPHQPWNQTLEATSFGNSCPQFISRDTPEAEILSPKTPLSEDCLSLNIWVPHSQSSSPVPVLVWIHGGSFAFGTSSVDIYNGTHLAATENVIVVTINYRLGALGFLYLPPAAPGNLGLWDQQLALEWIKENAAVFGGDPSRVTIFGNSAGAASVNFHLLTPKSQDLFAQAVIQSGTANGFDSWRSPEEAKRLALEFVRLLGCSKDNNISLAHCLQTKNVSELIQHEIALFRKGGFILNFPFKPTIDGEFLLGDPENLMEEGQIQIKPVLIGATSDEAAPLVHYVFPNITDNLINQEQLLKGIGLLVPNATEDFIRTIAMKYSEGQQGPAQYRSALSQFYTDWLYACPIRKVVGNTRKTGSPVYAYLFTHRPSWSVWPEWIGASHGAEVPFVFGTLESMMPVNQTYTEAEARLSREMMHYWAEFARSGNPTGSAATKDEWPLYNAREQNFFLLNTEPFQERVVEHCGFLNRLFSEAGETEVPAW from the exons atgattgctctcttct GTCCACCGACTCATCCTACTGTTGCAATGCTTTGTCTGCTATGCCCGTCTCTCTTatgctgcctcctcctcctcatctcctgTCCATTAGCCTCCAGTTCTGCTTCTAATGAGGACACAGTGGTCATAACCAGCAGTGGCCCTATTAAGGGCAAGCAGTTCCTATCTGACAATGGATCTGTGACAGCCTATCTAGGCGTTCCTTATGCTGAGCCTCCCCTGGGGAAGTTGCGTTTCCAGAAACCTCTCCCACATCAGCCATGGAATCAAACATTGGAAGCCACCAGCTTTGGTAATTCCTGTCCTCAATTTATTTCCCGGGATACCCCTGAAGCAGAGATATTGTCTCCTAAAACACCACTGTCGGAAGATTGCCTTTCCCTCAACATCTGGGTGCCACATTCACAATCTTCCTCACCAGTGCCAGTTTTGGTCTGGATACACGGAGGGAGTTTTGCATTCGGCACGTCTTCTGTGGACATCTACAATGGGACACATTTGGCTGCCACTGAGAACGTCATTGTGGTCACCATCAATTATCGCTTGGGAGCCCTGGGCTTTCTGTACTTGCCACCAGCTGCTCCAGGGAACCTAGGTTTATGGGACCAGCAACTGGCCCTGGAGTGGATAAAAGAGAATGCAGCTGTCTTTGGGGGAGATCCTTCTCGGGTGACCATTTTTGGAAACAGTGCTGGAGCAGCTTCTGTGAATTTCCATCTTCTCACACCAAAAAGCCAGGACCTTTTTGCCCAAGCGGTGATCCAGAGTGGAACAGCCAATGGCTTCGATTCTTGGAGGTCTCCTGAGGAAGCCAAACGGTTAGCTTTGGAATTTGTTCGTCTGCTAGGTTGCTCCAAGGACAATAATATCAGCCTTGCGCATTGTCTGCAAACAAAAAATGTTTCTGAacttattcagcatgaaatagcTCTGTTCCGCAAAGGTGGCTTCATTTTGAATTTTCCCTTCAAGCCAACTATAGATGGGGAGTTTCTACTTGGTGATCCAGAAAACCTCATGGAGGAGGGGCAAATTCAGATCAAACCAGTCCTCATAGGTGCAACCTCTGATGAAGCGGCCCCTCTTGTCCACTATGTTTTCCCTAACATCACCGACAATCTCATCAATCAGGAGCAGCTTCTGAAAGGGATAGGGCTGTTGGTGCCCAATGCAACTGAAGATTTTATTCGGACTATTGCAATGAAGTACAGTGAAGGACAACAGGGCCCAGCACAATACCGCTCCGCTCTGTCCCAATTCTATACAGATTGGCTCTATGCATGCCCAATCAGGAAAGTTGTAGGAAATACCAGGAAAACTGGGAGTCCTGTATATGCCTATTTATTCACACATCGCCCTTCATGGTCAGTCTGGCCTGAATGGATTGGGGCATCTCACGGTGCTGAGGTTCCTTTTGTGTTTGGAACCCTTGAGTCAATGATGCCTGTCAATCAAACATACACAGAGGCTGAAGCCAGACTGAGCCGTGAGATGATGCACTACTGGGCAGAGTTTGCCAGAAGTGG GAATCCCACTGGGTCAGCAGCCACCAAGGATGAGTGGCCACTCTATAATGCCAGAGAGCAGAATTTCTTCCTTCTTAATACCGAGCCATTCCAGGAAAGGGTGGTAGAACACTGTGGTTTTTTAAACAGACTTTTTTCAGAGGCTGGAGAGACAG